A window of the Spirochaetae bacterium HGW-Spirochaetae-1 genome harbors these coding sequences:
- the rlmN gene encoding 23S rRNA (adenine(2503)-C(2))-methyltransferase RlmN — protein MGKYIVKNYSLAEMEEYFASLGEKEYRAKQLFNWLYERNVESFHEMTNFSKELRRKLDEAYTVSPLACVDREISKVDGTEKYLFKTMDDHYIESVLIKSEGSDDGRLTVCISSQVGCAMNCSFCHTGMLGFTRNLETGEILDQLNQVRRISGLKNNNIVFMGMGEPFLNYDNVLKAADIMNYSFGFHISVRKITISTCGIRDGIERFIDEERPYNLALSLNDTLPEKRRENMPIEKKYPFQDIADMLERKFPVSRNRLTIEYVMRRDNISKDDARRLKKMFRSSRVKLNLIPLNSGEHGIDVPGQDEINAFIGELEIMNVPVSVRKSAGSDISGACGQLSGKRYGTKGGVPGGGSTGNEKCSA, from the coding sequence ATGGGAAAGTACATAGTTAAAAATTATTCTCTTGCTGAAATGGAAGAATATTTTGCCTCCCTGGGAGAAAAGGAATACCGGGCAAAGCAGCTCTTTAACTGGCTCTACGAAAGAAACGTGGAATCCTTCCACGAGATGACGAATTTTTCCAAGGAGCTGCGCCGGAAACTTGACGAGGCCTATACTGTCTCGCCCCTGGCCTGCGTTGACCGGGAAATATCGAAGGTTGACGGAACGGAAAAATATCTCTTTAAAACCATGGATGACCATTACATTGAATCGGTTCTCATAAAAAGCGAGGGATCCGACGATGGCAGGCTGACGGTATGCATTTCCAGCCAGGTGGGCTGCGCCATGAACTGCTCGTTCTGCCATACCGGCATGCTGGGCTTCACGCGGAACCTGGAGACGGGAGAGATACTGGACCAGCTGAACCAGGTACGTAGGATATCGGGCCTTAAAAACAATAATATCGTTTTCATGGGAATGGGCGAGCCCTTTCTTAATTACGATAATGTGCTGAAGGCCGCCGATATCATGAATTATTCCTTCGGCTTTCACATCTCGGTGCGGAAAATCACCATTTCCACATGCGGCATAAGGGACGGCATCGAACGTTTTATCGATGAGGAACGGCCATACAACCTGGCTCTTTCCCTCAACGATACGCTGCCGGAAAAGCGGCGGGAGAACATGCCCATTGAAAAGAAATATCCATTTCAGGACATTGCCGACATGCTGGAGAGGAAATTTCCCGTTTCGCGCAACAGGCTGACCATTGAATACGTGATGCGCCGCGACAACATTTCAAAGGATGACGCCCGAAGACTGAAGAAGATGTTCCGGTCTTCAAGGGTCAAACTGAATCTCATTCCGCTGAACAGCGGTGAACACGGTATCGATGTTCCCGGTCAGGATGAAATCAACGCCTTCATCGGGGAGCTGGAGATCATGAATGTACCCGTATCGGTGCGGAAAAGCGCCGGCAGCGATATATCCGGGGCATGCGGGCAGCTCTCGGGGAAGCGGTACGGAACAAAGGGAGGAGTACCGGGCGGTGGTTCCACGGGGAACGAAAAATGCAGTGCCTGA
- a CDS encoding peptide ABC transporter permease: MRKGYWNSVWREFKKNRLALAGLIIVLCLFAMALMAPLLAGDRPYVYADRGKVYFPLFFDYPELRNMDLRKDIYAGFKVFPPVPYSPSEYDLDSIVVAPSAKHFLGTDEQGRDLASRMIHGTRVSIFIGFIAVFMYVAIGIIVGAIAGYYGGKVDMIISRVIEIVMCFPTFFLILTILALWGPSLASVMVVIGITGWTGIARIVRGEFMKLRELDYVTASRAAGARDSWIIIRHILPNAMAPVLVSATFGIASTILVESSLSFLGFGVQPPTPSWGDILSQSRDFMDFAWWLTLIPGFAIFITITAYNLVGEGLQDALDPKAISK, translated from the coding sequence ATGAGAAAGGGATACTGGAACAGCGTGTGGCGCGAATTCAAAAAGAACCGGCTGGCCCTGGCGGGACTCATCATTGTGTTATGCCTTTTTGCCATGGCCCTCATGGCCCCGCTCCTGGCCGGCGACAGGCCCTATGTGTACGCGGACCGGGGCAAGGTCTACTTCCCCCTGTTTTTTGACTATCCCGAACTGCGCAACATGGACCTGCGCAAGGATATATACGCGGGCTTTAAAGTGTTTCCCCCTGTGCCCTACAGCCCGTCGGAATATGATCTTGATTCAATCGTTGTCGCCCCTTCGGCGAAACACTTCCTGGGCACCGATGAGCAGGGCAGGGACCTGGCATCGCGCATGATACACGGCACCAGGGTGTCCATTTTTATCGGTTTCATCGCTGTTTTCATGTATGTTGCCATAGGCATCATTGTCGGCGCCATTGCGGGCTACTATGGCGGAAAGGTGGATATGATCATCTCGCGCGTCATTGAGATCGTCATGTGTTTCCCCACTTTTTTTCTCATACTCACCATCCTGGCCCTGTGGGGGCCCAGCCTGGCCAGCGTCATGGTGGTCATCGGCATTACGGGATGGACCGGCATCGCCCGGATCGTGCGCGGGGAATTCATGAAGCTCCGGGAACTGGATTATGTTACGGCATCACGGGCCGCCGGCGCGCGGGACAGCTGGATAATCATCAGGCATATCCTTCCCAATGCCATGGCCCCGGTGCTTGTTTCGGCCACCTTCGGCATCGCGTCGACCATACTGGTGGAATCGTCCTTGAGCTTTCTCGGTTTCGGTGTACAGCCGCCCACGCCGAGCTGGGGCGATATTCTTTCGCAGTCCCGGGATTTCATGGATTTTGCCTGGTGGCTGACACTGATCCCGGGTTTTGCCATTTTTATCACCATCACGGCCTATAACCTCGTGGGTGAGGGACTTCAGGACGCCCTGGACCCCAAGGCAATCAGCAAATAA
- a CDS encoding serine/threonine protein phosphatase, whose translation MYYLIGDIHGNLEELMSLVHKVKLDYQEGDTVIFLGDYIDRGNFSFEVVEYLIALAKKLNVVFLKGNHEDMLEKYLKGDEGGEAWLYNGGEATIRSYTKNYGSFKLPPSHADFFRDLGMYYEGDDFIAVHAGLNPEEEDIYLQRERDLLWIREKFFRSGKKWDKTVIFGHTPTTLFSRKEGIMIDEERNIIALDNGIIFGNPLAGLRWPDKKIYYSD comes from the coding sequence ATGTATTATTTAATCGGTGATATACATGGCAACCTGGAAGAATTGATGAGTCTTGTGCACAAGGTTAAACTGGATTACCAGGAAGGGGACACAGTTATTTTTCTGGGAGATTATATTGATCGCGGGAATTTTTCCTTCGAGGTGGTGGAATATCTCATCGCCCTGGCGAAGAAACTTAATGTCGTGTTTCTCAAGGGGAACCATGAGGATATGCTGGAAAAATATCTGAAGGGCGATGAAGGCGGAGAAGCCTGGCTGTATAACGGGGGCGAGGCAACTATCCGGAGTTATACTAAAAATTATGGATCTTTTAAACTGCCTCCTTCCCATGCTGATTTTTTCCGTGATCTCGGCATGTACTATGAAGGTGATGATTTTATTGCCGTTCATGCCGGGCTGAATCCCGAGGAGGAGGATATATATCTGCAGCGGGAGCGTGATCTTTTATGGATCAGGGAAAAGTTTTTCCGGTCCGGGAAAAAATGGGATAAGACCGTCATTTTCGGTCATACGCCCACAACGCTTTTCAGCAGAAAGGAGGGCATCATGATCGACGAGGAACGGAACATCATAGCCCTTGATAACGGTATTATTTTCGGCAATCCACTGGCCGGCCTGCGCTGGCCCGATAAAAAGATATATTATAGCGATTGA
- a CDS encoding diguanylate cyclase, producing the protein MTKYIVKRLLLLIPTFIGITLVTYMIVRFTPGDYTSLRLDMQGALKTSAASKEILEQERKLYGLDRPVVVGYAIWLKKFVVLDMGTSRKDGRPVADRIADALPITLTLNIITMLIVYIISIPLGIISSVKKDSLFDRVTSLALFILYSLPTFWIGLLLLMFLSGGEYMNLFPLGGISTEGLEAAGFFTRAGDFMWHLVLPVVTLTYGSFAFLSRYTRANMLEVINQQYITTARAKGLSERRVIFVHAFRNSLIPLITLMATLLPGLLGGSVIVEQIFTIPGMGLLAFEAILARDIPVIMAIAAISAFLTMMGILVADLLYAVVDPRIRLEGRL; encoded by the coding sequence ATGACAAAATATATAGTGAAACGACTGCTTCTCCTCATACCCACATTCATCGGCATAACCCTGGTGACGTACATGATCGTGCGGTTTACGCCCGGCGATTATACCAGCCTGCGCCTGGATATGCAGGGGGCATTGAAGACTTCGGCCGCGTCAAAGGAAATACTGGAACAGGAACGAAAGCTGTACGGCCTGGACAGGCCCGTTGTCGTGGGATACGCTATCTGGCTGAAAAAATTCGTCGTTCTCGATATGGGCACGTCACGCAAGGACGGGAGGCCCGTGGCGGACCGCATAGCCGACGCCCTGCCCATAACGCTGACCCTGAACATCATCACCATGCTCATCGTGTATATTATTTCCATTCCCCTGGGCATCATATCATCGGTAAAGAAAGACTCTCTTTTTGACCGGGTCACGAGCCTGGCCCTGTTTATATTATACTCGCTCCCCACGTTCTGGATCGGGCTTTTGCTGCTCATGTTTCTCAGCGGCGGGGAATACATGAATCTCTTTCCCCTGGGAGGGATTAGTACCGAGGGCCTGGAAGCGGCGGGTTTTTTCACCAGGGCCGGTGATTTTATGTGGCATCTGGTCCTGCCCGTGGTAACCCTGACCTATGGCAGCTTCGCCTTTCTATCGCGGTATACCCGGGCCAACATGCTGGAGGTGATAAACCAGCAGTATATCACCACGGCGCGCGCCAAGGGGTTATCGGAGCGGCGCGTGATCTTTGTTCACGCCTTCCGTAATTCCCTTATTCCGCTCATTACGCTCATGGCCACTCTGCTTCCCGGGCTCCTGGGCGGCAGCGTAATCGTGGAACAGATATTCACCATTCCCGGCATGGGTCTCCTGGCCTTCGAGGCCATCCTGGCCAGGGACATCCCCGTTATCATGGCCATTGCCGCCATATCGGCCTTTCTCACCATGATGGGAATACTCGTGGCGGACCTCCTGTATGCCGTGGTTGATCCCCGCATCAGACTGGAGGGCCGGCTATGA
- a CDS encoding class I SAM-dependent methyltransferase, with translation MNDYGNTTIYAHPREACPLCGSREIGFLHEITRFRHPFRVDRCDTCRFIFMNPRFSDASIEEFYSEDYFKGNADYTYHDERDIKKYAMYVWNRRIEMLHRYVSSGNFLDVGASFGGLMEAAQQYYTSFGIELSAYAADHAASIPGTTVHRGTLDDHPFDESSFAAITMIELIEHLKDPVKAIGECFRLLQPGGILVIQTANMAGLQAKYHGQDYNYYLPGHLSYFTKKNLTEALLAAGFSRVKVFHPVEFGLLPKLRKSRGSFHSLKDYRAWIRISWYHFLSKFHVGDICATSSMVVYAFK, from the coding sequence ATGAATGATTACGGTAATACAACAATCTACGCCCATCCCCGGGAAGCCTGCCCCCTGTGCGGCTCCCGGGAAATCGGCTTTCTCCATGAAATAACCCGGTTCCGGCATCCCTTCCGTGTTGACCGGTGCGATACCTGCCGTTTCATATTCATGAATCCCCGGTTCAGCGACGCAAGTATCGAGGAATTCTATTCCGAGGATTATTTCAAAGGCAATGCCGATTATACCTACCATGACGAGCGCGATATCAAAAAATACGCCATGTATGTCTGGAACAGGCGCATCGAGATGCTGCACCGATATGTGTCTTCGGGTAATTTTCTCGATGTAGGAGCCTCCTTCGGCGGCCTCATGGAGGCGGCGCAACAGTACTATACATCCTTTGGCATCGAGCTCTCGGCATACGCGGCAGACCATGCGGCCTCGATCCCCGGCACCACGGTTCACCGGGGAACCCTCGATGATCATCCCTTTGATGAAAGCTCCTTTGCCGCCATTACCATGATCGAACTTATAGAACACCTGAAGGACCCGGTGAAGGCCATAGGGGAGTGCTTCCGGCTTCTGCAGCCGGGAGGAATCCTGGTCATACAAACGGCCAACATGGCGGGCCTCCAGGCCAAATACCATGGCCAGGACTACAATTATTATCTTCCCGGGCATCTTTCCTATTTTACAAAGAAAAACCTCACCGAGGCGCTCCTGGCAGCGGGTTTCTCGCGAGTGAAGGTCTTTCATCCCGTGGAGTTCGGCCTGCTGCCGAAGCTGCGGAAGTCCCGGGGAAGCTTTCATTCCCTGAAGGACTACCGGGCCTGGATACGGATATCGTGGTATCATTTCCTCAGCAAGTTCCATGTGGGCGATATCTGCGCCACCAGTTCCATGGTGGTGTATGCCTTCAAATGA